The sequence GAACGTCAAAAAATGTGGTACACTTAATGGAGTAAATGAGGTGAAATGAGCAGAGGAGGGAGACTGCTGTTAAGCAGTATGCGATGAATGAATTTGATAAAGTAATCGAACGTAGAGGAACCAATTCGATGAAATGGGATGGAACAAAAGCACGGTTTGGCGAAGATGATTTGTTGCCAATGTGGGTAGCAGATATGGATTTTAAAGCGCCGACCGCTGTTATTGATGCTTTAAAGGCTAAAGTCGAACATGGCGTTTATGGCTATGCCGCCCCTTCCATTGAGGCAGACGAAGCGATTGTAAACTGGGTAGACTCCCAGTATGGTTGGAAAATAGAAGCCGACTCCATCGTCCATGTAACAGGCGTTGTGCCGGCATTAAGCAATTTAATTAAAACCTTTACAAATGAAGGCGACGAAATCATTATTCAACCACCTGTATATTACCCGTTTTATGATGTAATCGAAAAAAACAAACGGCAACTTGTGAAAAATCCGCTTCTATTTGATGGAAACCACTATAAAATGGATTTAGCTGGGCTGGAGCAGGTGATCACAGACAAAACAAAAATGCTTCTGTTGTGCCACCCACATAATCCAGGCGGGCGCGTGTGGAGCAAAGAAGAGTTGCAAGCGCTGGCCGAAATATGTGAGCGCCACAACCTTTATGTGATTTCTGATGAAATCCATGCCGACTTGCTATTTGAGGGGTATACACACACACCGTTTGCAACTGTTACAAAAACAATTGCAAACCGTACGTTTACAGCGCTAGCGCCAACGAAAACATTTAATCTCGCCGGCGTTCAAGGAGCCTACGTGATTATTGAAGATCCGAAGCTTCGGCTGGAATTCCGTAGAGAGCTGGCAGCGACATTTATGAATGGAAGCAATATGTTCTCTGACATTGCTACCAAAGCTGCATACGAGCACGGAAAGCCTTGGCTAAAGGAATTAATGGCATACATCCAAGCAAATTATCAGTTTGCTGCGGACTATTTGGCAACTTATATGCCAAAAATCAAGCCGATCCAACCACAAGGAACATACTTATTATGGCTAAATTGCCAAGAGCTCGGCCTTCACCCTGATGAACGGAAAAAATGGTTGCTGCAAGAAGCGAAAGTTGCCCTTAACCATGGTGCAATTTTCGGGGAAGAGGGCCGCGATTTCGAGCGTTTGAATTTGGCAACTTCTCGAAAAACGCTTACGGAAGGGTTGGAGCGCATCCGCCGCGCTTATGAAAATAGAGGTTTTTGATGCAGGAAAGTCGTATTTTGAAGGCGAATAGAATATATAGGTGTCTTGTCATCCTAATACGTCCGATTAAAGGAGTCGTTGCCTATATGAGCAGGCCTTTAAAATCATTGTCGGAAACCTTGGAGCAGGAATTTACACGCTCATTGAACCGCGAATTAACCAAACCGGAAAAAGAACTGTTGGAATGGATTGAACAGCGGCAGATGTATCTCGCTTACGGGCAAATGAAGACATCTTAACTGACACTAGGGCTAGGCAAGACGTGGGGAGGAAGGTAATTGAAGACATTTAAACTGTATGCATTGCAAGTGATTGACGGGCAAGGGGGGAAAATGGAACAACACCCCATTCCTTTTAAAGACGGCCTCATTATCAATATGGAAAACGAAGACAAGACATGGTTTCTTGACGCAGTTGTCTCCAATGAGGATGCCCATTTTTTTGAAAGAGAACAGGAAGCAGAGCGCCATATACTCGTTAGTGTCGTCATTACGAGCAAAAACAACCACCCCGCGGTCATGATTACTTCCATTGAAGCGATTACAGAATTGGATCAAGGAAAAAGTGTCGTATTAAAAGGGAAAATTGTTTCAGGCCGGGATGACGTGCTGGAGGATGTGTTTGAAGACATTCTTGCTGAAGGAATCGAACGGGCTGACGTGGTGGATGAATTTAAACGACGAGTCGAGAAGTTAGAGGCATATTCGGATAAAACCATTCAAGAAGTGTACCAAGACTTGAAAAAAGATAAAAATTACCATTTGCTTTGACAAAAGCAAAAGCAACGGGAGGCGCGTTCTTCCGTTGCTTTTTTCGTGGGCGGGCGTGTTGTATAGCTTTATCGTTTTTGCTCCATAATAACAGGAAAATGAGTGGAAAAAGGAGCGCCGTGATTGTGGGAAAAACAAAGAAAACATGGGGGTTGCTATCCCTTGCCTCCGTGCCGCTAGTCATGACGCTTGGAAACTCGATGTTGATTCCAGTGCTGCCGACTATTGGAAAACAATTGCAAATAAGTTCTTTTATGGTTAGTCTTCTTATTACTGTTTATTCTGTGGTTGCAATCGTGTTTATTCCTATTGCGGGCTATATTTCTGACCATGTAGGGCGAAAGCCGGTCATTATCCCAAGTTTAATTATTGCCGGGATTGGCGGGCTAATGGCCGGGTTAGCCGCATGGAAAATGGACAATGCTTATTGGGTCATTTTAATTGGCCGGCTGTTGCAAGGAATTGGGGCAGCTGGGGCATCGCCGATTGTGATGCCATTTGTCGGTGATTTATTTAAAAACAACCAAGATGTCAGTGAAGGGTTAGGCATAATTGAGACTGCTAATACATTTGGCAAAGTGCTAAGCCCGATTTTTGGGGCCGTACTTGCTTCTATTATTTGGTACTTGCCGTTTTTTTCATTTCCTATTTTTTGTTTTGTCTCCATTTTTCTTGTCTTATTTTTAGTAGAAAGCCCGCCTTTAGCGAAAAAGCCGACAAACTTAGCGCGTTTTTTAAAGTCGATGAAAAAGATCTTTAAACGGGAAGGGCGCTGGCTTTATGTAGTATTTTTTGTTGGTGGGATGTGCATGTACATTTTATTCGGCGTCCTTTTTTATTTGTCATCGTTTTTAGAAGAGACGCACCATATTGATGGAATTAGGAAAGGCGTTATTTTAGCGTTTCCGTTAATGGCATTGTGCTTGACGTCGTATGGGACAGGGCGAATCATTGGCCAAGACCAAATCAAAATGAAATGGATGACAGTAGCAGGATTGTGCCTTCTTGCTGTTTCGACGTTTGTCGTTTCGTTTAATAAGGAATTGTATGTAATGCTGACAGCACTTTTTGCAGCAGGGGTAGGCATTGGCGCGGCGCTACCGAGCCTGGATGCATTTGTGACAGAAGGGATTCCCATGGAACAGCGAGGGTCGGTGACATCGTTTTATAACAGCATGCGCTTTGTAGGTGTAGCGATTGGGCCGCCATTGTTTGCTCTTTTTATGAAAGGGAACCATTTCTGGACATTTACAGGGAATGCCCTTCTTGTCGTTTTGTCGGTTTTGCTTGTATTTTGGGGTGTACGGCCACATAAAAAAGTGTCGCAGACTTGGCAATAATAGACGCATTAACCGCAATTGGCTATACTTTTAACAAAAGAGGAAATCGAAAAAGGCGGTTGTGTATGGAACAATTTATTGATCCCCAAGGGCAAAAGGTGAAACTCGTTCTCGGGAAGGAAGAGCGATTTACAGAGGCGGCGGGGCACGTGCTTGTACTTCCCCGTTTTCACCAGCAGTGGGTGCTCACTGAACACCGAGAGCGTGGCTATGAATTCCCAGGCGGAAAAGTAGAAAATGGCGAGACGACAAAAGATGCGGCGGTGCGTGAAGTTTGGGAAGAGACAGGTGCACATATTGGCACCATCGTTTATATTGGCCAATATCAAGTAGAGGGGCGGTCGGGAACGTCTTTTTGCAAAGATATTTTTGCAGGCATTGTCACTGAAATGGAAGAAAAAGATTGCTATATGGAAACAAAGGGGCCTCTTTTGCTAAAGGAGCTTCCAGCTGCCTTGAAAGAGGACCCTCGTTTTAGCTTTATTATGAAAGACGAAGTTGTTCCCAAAGCGACTGCCTATGCAATCGCACAAGGGATTGTTTCGTAGCATGAGAAAGAGTACAAGGGCATGCTTAACGGTGATGCTCAGTTATCCGTTTTTCTAAGCGCTCGACTGCAATGTACATAAGCGTGGCCAAAAGCGCGATGACGAGCAAGCTCATGAACACTAAGTTAAAGTTAAATACTTGGAATCCATAGATGATTAAGTAGCCTAACCCTTGCTTGCTAACGAGGAATTCACCGACAATGACGCCGACCCACGATAACCCTACATTCATTTTTAGCGTTGAAACAATTACCGGTATCGTTGCTGGATACACGACGTGGCGGAATTGTTGCCATTTGGATGCAGAAAATGTTTGCAGTACTTTCAAATAGTTGTCATCTACTTCTTTAAATGCTGTGTAAACAACCATTGTTGTAATGATGACGGAAACGAGCATGCCCATAGCAATGACAGAAGTCATGTTTGGCCCAAGCCCAACAATCAAAATCGGGCCAATCGCTACTTTTGGCATTGAATTTAATATGACTAAAAATGGGTCAAGGATTTCAGCCAACTTTTTCGACCACCAAAGCAAAGCTGCCAATAACGTCCCAGCAACGGTGCCTAGGAGAAAGCCAAGAACCGTTTCAAACATCGTCACCCCGGTATGGAGCCATAGCGTTCCGGCGACGATATGCTCATAAAGCAAACTGACGATTCGTGAGGGCATGCTAAATAGCAGCGGGTCGATTAATGCTAAACGTGAGGCTGTTTCCCAACCAATTACAAGAGCAAATACAATCGCTAGCTGTGTGAGGCGAATGAACCGTTTTTCCTTTTGACGGGTAGTCATGTAGCGTTGGTGCAAATCATGTGGTGTCAAGTCGTTCCAACTCCTTCCAAATGAGCTGAAATTGATTGTTGAATTCTGGATGGTTTCGGGCCTCAAAAGGAGAAAGTTGTCTTAATGCTTGTGGAACAGAAAAAATTTGTGCGACACGGCCGGGCTTTTGGGTGAACAAAACGATCCGGTCGCTCATTGCAATCGCTTCGCCAATATCATGCGTTACAAGAATGGCTGTTTTCTGTTCCGACTTCAACGTGTTAAAAACGAGCTCCTCCAGCTTGAGTTTTGTTTGTTGGTCCAATGCGGAAAAAGGTTCATCAAGCAATAGCAGCGATGGGTCAGTAGCTAACATGCGGACAAGGGCGACACGTTGGCGCATTCCTCCTGAAAGCGCTTGTGGACGCTCATGCCGTTTATCGCTAAGGCCAAAGCGGTTTAGCCATCGCAGCGCTTTTTTTGCTGACAACTCTGTATAGCTGCCGCGAATCCGTTGGCCAATGGTAATGTTGTCTTCAATCGTTAGCCAAGGAAACAGATAATCGTGTTGCAGCATATAGCCAATTTGGCCATTATTGGCGGTATCAAGAGACAGCGATCCTTCGGTCTGTTCCAGCAATCCTGCAATGATCGAAAGGATCGTTGTTTTGCCGCAACCACTGGGGCCAATGAATGAGACAAATTCCCCTTCTTTTACTTCAAGGGAAACATCTTTTAATGCTTGAAAAGCACCTGATTCGTTGACGTAAGTGAAAGAAAGTCGGTCAATGCGTAAGGATGCCATGATCGTGCCTCCTTATTCCATTCCTTGTTTGCTAATTTCATCATTGACAAGTTCACTAAAGGGAATCGGTTCCGGTAGCTCTCCTGCTTCTTCCATGATTTCAAGCAACTGTGCCCACGCTTCTTCTGTTAAAACAGGATCTTCTGCATAAGAGCCTTGCTCTTTATAGCGTTCGACTGAACTTGCTAAAATGGCAATAGGGGTGTCTTCAAAAAAGGGCTCAATCGCTTTAGCCGTTTCTTCAGGAGACTGTGATTGGATTTGTTTTTGTCCTTCATAAAGGGCTGCGCTAAAGCGGACGAACAAGTCGGCATTTTGGTCCAGGACACTCTGTTTGGCCATAAAAGAAGTGTAGGGGACTTGCTTAGCTTCAGTGCCGAAAGAGGCAACAACTGTACCGATTCCTTCTTCTTCAAAAAGCGATGCTTGTGGCTCAAACAATTGGACATAATCGCCTGTGCCAGAAGCGAAAGAACTGGAGATGTTGGCGAACTCGATATTCTGCAAAAGCTCTAAGTCTGCGTGAGGGTCGATGTTATGCTGTTTAAGCACATATTCGCCAACCATTTGCGGCATGCCGCCTTTGCGTTGGCCTAAAAACGTACTTCCCTTCAAATCTTCCCACTGAAAATCGCCTGTATCTTCTCTGGCAACGAGAAAGGTTCCATCTGTTTGCGTCAATGCTGCAAAGTTAATCGCCGGATCAGCAGCTTCCTGGGAAGCGACATAAATGGATGTTTCTGACCCCACTAGAGCGATTTCCGCCCCGTCAGATAAAAGGGAAGTCATCGTTTTATCGCCTCCCCAAGTCGTAGTCAGTTCGATGTCAATCCCGTTATCGGCAAAATAGCCTTCGGCGATTGCGAGATAAAAAGGGGCGTAGAAGACAGACCGAGTCACTTCGGCAACACGCACCGTTTCTTTGTCCGTATTTTGGCCACATGCCGCCAAAAGAAGGCAGGCAATCGCTGTGCCAATAGCAATATTTCGTTTTTTCACGAGTCTTTCACTCCTTTTAATTGCCTTTGCCTTTGCTTACACTATGCACGCACAAAAAAAAGGGTGTTTGCCCATTTTAATAAAAGGGGTTTTTTTATGATCATCACAAAAGAACGTGTTCCGTCGCCCCATCCGAATATTCATTTATACGAGACATCTTACAAAAGTGGCGCGTTAACGGTGTACGGTTTATTAGCAGAACCGAAGTCTCGAAACAAACAACCAGGGTTGTTGTATTTGCGCGGAGGCATTAAATCAGTGGGCATGGTCAGAACACAGCGTGTCATCCAGTGGGCTCACGAGGGATTTGTAGTGTTTGCTCCTTATTACCGGGGTAATCGCGGTGGCGAAGGCAGAGAGGACTTTTGTGGAGATGATCGTGTTGACGCATACAGCGGTTTTGATCTGCTAAGCAGCCATCCTCTTGTTGAAAAAGAGGCGGGCGTCCATGTAGTGGGGTTTTCAAGAGGGGGCATCATGGCGCTTTGGACAGGGCTTATGCGGCCAGAAGCGACTAGCATTGTCTGTTGGAGTGGCGTAACCGATATGGTATTAACCTATAAGGAGCGCGTTGACTTGCGGAGAATGATGAAACGCGTGATTGGTGGAACGCCGTGGAAACGACCAGAACTATATGAAAAACGAACACCACTTCGCCATTTAAGCGATTTTCGTCCCCCGCTTCTTTTCATACATGGCGAAAAAGATGAGCATGTATCGATTGTACACGCTCAAAAAGGGCTGCGCGCAGCCAAGGGTAGCCAGAATGCCGAATCATGGTTTTTCGCTGATTTTTCCCATCACTTCCCAGCCGAAGAGCAAGAAAAAGTATTGAGAAAGGCAGCGTCATGGATGAAGGCAAAACATCACTCAGGCTGAGGCAAACGTGTTAGCCGGTACGAACAAGGAAACGACGACAATGGGAGCGTTTGTCTCGGTCATATGCTTTAAAACTGTCGTTTTATCCGCAAGAAAACAGATGCTCATGAACCCCTGTTCTTTCGCATCTTCTATCGGCCGCACTCCGCGTCTGACAAACATTTTCTATCAGTATGAGTGCGGTATCGACTTTGTCGACAACCTCAAGCAGGCAGCTAAAAAGCTGCCTGCTTATTAAAGGTTATGAAAGGCGTGGTCCAGCAAGGCGGACGCTGTCTTTTGCTGCCGGAAAGGCAGAAAAATTTTCGTGGAACTGCTTAGCAAGCTGTAAGGCGGTTGTTTTATAAGCTGCTTCGTCCTTCCACACGCGGCGAGGGGTTAACAGCTCATCAGGGACTCCAGGGCAGTGTGTTGGGACATAAAGGCCAAAAATGGGATCGCACACTGTTTCAATCTCATCCAATTTTCCTTGTAAAGCCGCTTCTACCATGGCACGTGTATAAGCAAGCTTCATGCGTGTGCCAGTTCCATAGCTACCCCCTGTCCAGCCTGTGTTTACAAGAAACACTTGGACGTCGTCATTTTCCAATTTGTCCCCTAGCATAGTGGCGTACTCTTCTGGTTTGCGTGGCAAGAACGGAGCGCCAAAGCAAGTAGAAAATGTCGCTTCAGGTTGGGTAATGCCTCGTTCAGTTCCTGCTAGTTTGCTCGTGTAGCCAGATAGGAAATGGTACATCGCTTGTTCTTTTGTCAACTTGCTGATTGGCGGCAATACGCCAAATGCATCAGCAGTCAAGAATATAATCGCTTTTGGAGGCCCGGCAACACTAGGCAGCAAAGCATTTGGGATCGCTTCAAGCGGGTATGCAGCCCGCGTATTTTCCGTCAGCTCGCCGCATTTAAAGTCAGGTTTGCCCGTGTGTGGATCGACGACAACATTTTCAAGGACTGCCCCGAAAGCAATGGCGTTCCAAATTTGCGGTTCGCTTTCTTTTGAAAGGCCAATGCATTTGGCGTAGCAGCCTCCTTCAATGTTAAAGATGCCTTTTTCTGACCAGCCGTGCTCGTCATCGCCGATTAGGCGCCTATGTTCAGAAGCTGACAGTGTCGTTTTGCCGGTACCTGAGAGGCCAAAAAAGAGTGCCGTTTCTCCTTCATCGTTTGTGTTGGCTGAGCAGTGCATTGGCAGCACGCCTGCTTCAGGGAGCAAGTAATTCATCACGGAAAAGATCGCTTTTTTCATTTCACCGGCATATTCAGTACCGCCAATTAAAATAATGCGTTGCTCAAATGAGATGATGACAAACGCTTCTGAGCGAGTGCCGTCGACAGATGGATCGGCTTTAAACGTCGGTGCGCTAATGATCGTAAATGGTTCCAAGCCATTGTTTGAAGGAGCTTGCTCACGAATAAATAGCTGTCTAGCAAACAAGTGATGCCAAGCAAACTCATTTAAATACGTAATTGGCAGTTGGAAAGAAGGATCAGCGCCAGCGAAGCCAACGGATGCGTAACGGACCTCTTTTTGTTGCAAATAATGTAACACTTTGTCTTTTAACCGGGTGAACACTTCCGATGAAATGGGCTTATTCGTTGTGCCCCAATGAATGGAATCTCTAGAC is a genomic window of Shouchella clausii containing:
- the pckA gene encoding phosphoenolpyruvate carboxykinase (ATP): MKMLHRSALLEQLLSSPKTLRQLPAPTLVEHALQRNEGILTDSGALAVKTGLYTGRSPQDKFIVDEPTSRDSIHWGTTNKPISSEVFTRLKDKVLHYLQQKEVRYASVGFAGADPSFQLPITYLNEFAWHHLFARQLFIREQAPSNNGLEPFTIISAPTFKADPSVDGTRSEAFVIISFEQRIILIGGTEYAGEMKKAIFSVMNYLLPEAGVLPMHCSANTNDEGETALFFGLSGTGKTTLSASEHRRLIGDDEHGWSEKGIFNIEGGCYAKCIGLSKESEPQIWNAIAFGAVLENVVVDPHTGKPDFKCGELTENTRAAYPLEAIPNALLPSVAGPPKAIIFLTADAFGVLPPISKLTKEQAMYHFLSGYTSKLAGTERGITQPEATFSTCFGAPFLPRKPEEYATMLGDKLENDDVQVFLVNTGWTGGSYGTGTRMKLAYTRAMVEAALQGKLDEIETVCDPIFGLYVPTHCPGVPDELLTPRRVWKDEAAYKTTALQLAKQFHENFSAFPAAKDSVRLAGPRLS
- the ytkD gene encoding RNA deprotection pyrophosphohydrolase; this encodes MEQFIDPQGQKVKLVLGKEERFTEAAGHVLVLPRFHQQWVLTEHRERGYEFPGGKVENGETTKDAAVREVWEETGAHIGTIVYIGQYQVEGRSGTSFCKDIFAGIVTEMEEKDCYMETKGPLLLKELPAALKEDPRFSFIMKDEVVPKATAYAIAQGIVS
- a CDS encoding YwpF-like family protein, which encodes MKTFKLYALQVIDGQGGKMEQHPIPFKDGLIINMENEDKTWFLDAVVSNEDAHFFEREQEAERHILVSVVITSKNNHPAVMITSIEAITELDQGKSVVLKGKIVSGRDDVLEDVFEDILAEGIERADVVDEFKRRVEKLEAYSDKTIQEVYQDLKKDKNYHLL
- a CDS encoding ABC transporter ATP-binding protein codes for the protein MASLRIDRLSFTYVNESGAFQALKDVSLEVKEGEFVSFIGPSGCGKTTILSIIAGLLEQTEGSLSLDTANNGQIGYMLQHDYLFPWLTIEDNITIGQRIRGSYTELSAKKALRWLNRFGLSDKRHERPQALSGGMRQRVALVRMLATDPSLLLLDEPFSALDQQTKLKLEELVFNTLKSEQKTAILVTHDIGEAIAMSDRIVLFTQKPGRVAQIFSVPQALRQLSPFEARNHPEFNNQFQLIWKELERLDTT
- a CDS encoding MalY/PatB family protein; the encoded protein is MNEFDKVIERRGTNSMKWDGTKARFGEDDLLPMWVADMDFKAPTAVIDALKAKVEHGVYGYAAPSIEADEAIVNWVDSQYGWKIEADSIVHVTGVVPALSNLIKTFTNEGDEIIIQPPVYYPFYDVIEKNKRQLVKNPLLFDGNHYKMDLAGLEQVITDKTKMLLLCHPHNPGGRVWSKEELQALAEICERHNLYVISDEIHADLLFEGYTHTPFATVTKTIANRTFTALAPTKTFNLAGVQGAYVIIEDPKLRLEFRRELAATFMNGSNMFSDIATKAAYEHGKPWLKELMAYIQANYQFAADYLATYMPKIKPIQPQGTYLLWLNCQELGLHPDERKKWLLQEAKVALNHGAIFGEEGRDFERLNLATSRKTLTEGLERIRRAYENRGF
- a CDS encoding ABC transporter substrate-binding protein, yielding MKKRNIAIGTAIACLLLAACGQNTDKETVRVAEVTRSVFYAPFYLAIAEGYFADNGIDIELTTTWGGDKTMTSLLSDGAEIALVGSETSIYVASQEAADPAINFAALTQTDGTFLVAREDTGDFQWEDLKGSTFLGQRKGGMPQMVGEYVLKQHNIDPHADLELLQNIEFANISSSFASGTGDYVQLFEPQASLFEEEGIGTVVASFGTEAKQVPYTSFMAKQSVLDQNADLFVRFSAALYEGQKQIQSQSPEETAKAIEPFFEDTPIAILASSVERYKEQGSYAEDPVLTEEAWAQLLEIMEEAGELPEPIPFSELVNDEISKQGME
- a CDS encoding alpha/beta hydrolase family protein, with amino-acid sequence MIITKERVPSPHPNIHLYETSYKSGALTVYGLLAEPKSRNKQPGLLYLRGGIKSVGMVRTQRVIQWAHEGFVVFAPYYRGNRGGEGREDFCGDDRVDAYSGFDLLSSHPLVEKEAGVHVVGFSRGGIMALWTGLMRPEATSIVCWSGVTDMVLTYKERVDLRRMMKRVIGGTPWKRPELYEKRTPLRHLSDFRPPLLFIHGEKDEHVSIVHAQKGLRAAKGSQNAESWFFADFSHHFPAEEQEKVLRKAASWMKAKHHSG
- a CDS encoding ABC transporter permease — translated: MTTRQKEKRFIRLTQLAIVFALVIGWETASRLALIDPLLFSMPSRIVSLLYEHIVAGTLWLHTGVTMFETVLGFLLGTVAGTLLAALLWWSKKLAEILDPFLVILNSMPKVAIGPILIVGLGPNMTSVIAMGMLVSVIITTMVVYTAFKEVDDNYLKVLQTFSASKWQQFRHVVYPATIPVIVSTLKMNVGLSWVGVIVGEFLVSKQGLGYLIIYGFQVFNFNLVFMSLLVIALLATLMYIAVERLEKRITEHHR
- a CDS encoding MFS transporter, which translates into the protein MIVGKTKKTWGLLSLASVPLVMTLGNSMLIPVLPTIGKQLQISSFMVSLLITVYSVVAIVFIPIAGYISDHVGRKPVIIPSLIIAGIGGLMAGLAAWKMDNAYWVILIGRLLQGIGAAGASPIVMPFVGDLFKNNQDVSEGLGIIETANTFGKVLSPIFGAVLASIIWYLPFFSFPIFCFVSIFLVLFLVESPPLAKKPTNLARFLKSMKKIFKREGRWLYVVFFVGGMCMYILFGVLFYLSSFLEETHHIDGIRKGVILAFPLMALCLTSYGTGRIIGQDQIKMKWMTVAGLCLLAVSTFVVSFNKELYVMLTALFAAGVGIGAALPSLDAFVTEGIPMEQRGSVTSFYNSMRFVGVAIGPPLFALFMKGNHFWTFTGNALLVVLSVLLVFWGVRPHKKVSQTWQ